A genomic segment from Ignavibacteriales bacterium encodes:
- the trxA gene encoding thioredoxin produces MTEQLTKETFLTKVFDYEKSQDWKFNGELPAIIDFWAPWCGPCRMVGPVLEELSEEYKGKVNIYKVNTDEEQELGSVFGIRSIPSILFVPTTGQPKMAVGALPKESIKEAIEKELLVSVS; encoded by the coding sequence ATGACAGAGCAATTAACAAAAGAAACTTTTTTAACTAAAGTATTTGATTACGAAAAAAGTCAAGATTGGAAATTCAACGGTGAACTTCCTGCAATTATAGATTTCTGGGCCCCATGGTGCGGTCCTTGCAGAATGGTTGGACCGGTTCTAGAAGAATTATCAGAAGAGTATAAAGGAAAAGTAAACATTTATAAAGTTAACACAGATGAAGAGCAGGAACTTGGTTCTGTGTTCGGTATCAGAAGCATTCCTTCAATACTTTTTGTACCAACTACCGGGCAACCTAAAATGGCGGTTGGCGCTTTACCGAAAGAATCAATAAAAGAAGCTATAGAAAAAGAATTATTAGTTTCTGTTTCTTAA
- a CDS encoding META domain-containing protein has protein sequence MKKIILLSMFILLIVVGCSSAPETVQDPKQLTFLSNGIWLGSLPCEDCDVIDYQLNLKNDFTFVQKFVYKGKSDEFIVDEGNWVFDSDSVIELESYDYAKLFLISGKELIMLDEYGDRINSESEKKYHLHKDASTVKEIKDVKEVKVEKPVEDDVDNNSQHYQNKFLAGVDFIARGNEPNWTLEIDFEKSIAFATTDDIKINTPAVAGIKAQDSDVTLYRAKSDKGELIITVIKDNCEDNMSGEIFPYKVRVEAKGPDDTNYNPFEGCGNYLYDNRLYDIYVMEEMTGINFKKEKLQKGMPQFEFNLTEMRFSGHAGCNTIGGSINVVGNKITFGALMGTLMACPNMKIEKAVIEALNQKTVTYSIDKMKLTIVSGKTKMVFKKVD, from the coding sequence ATGAAAAAGATTATACTTTTATCAATGTTTATTTTGCTGATAGTTGTTGGATGCTCATCCGCACCAGAAACTGTACAGGATCCAAAACAACTAACTTTTTTAAGCAACGGAATCTGGCTCGGTAGTTTGCCTTGCGAAGATTGTGATGTGATAGATTATCAGCTGAACTTAAAAAACGATTTTACATTCGTGCAAAAATTTGTTTATAAAGGAAAAAGTGATGAGTTTATTGTTGATGAGGGCAATTGGGTTTTTGATTCAGATTCTGTCATCGAACTTGAAAGTTATGATTATGCAAAATTATTTTTAATAAGCGGAAAAGAATTAATTATGCTTGATGAATACGGCGATAGAATAAATTCTGAATCGGAAAAAAAATATCATCTGCATAAAGATGCAAGTACAGTAAAGGAAATAAAAGACGTTAAAGAAGTAAAAGTAGAAAAACCAGTTGAGGATGATGTTGATAATAATTCACAACATTATCAGAATAAATTTTTAGCAGGTGTTGATTTTATCGCAAGAGGTAATGAACCTAACTGGACATTAGAAATTGATTTTGAAAAATCCATTGCATTTGCAACAACGGATGATATTAAAATAAACACCCCAGCTGTTGCTGGAATCAAAGCACAAGATTCTGATGTTACTCTTTACAGAGCAAAGTCAGACAAGGGTGAACTAATAATTACCGTTATTAAGGACAATTGTGAGGATAACATGTCCGGAGAAATATTCCCTTACAAAGTAAGAGTAGAAGCTAAGGGTCCTGATGATACTAACTATAACCCCTTTGAAGGATGTGGAAATTATTTATATGATAATCGCTTATATGATATTTATGTAATGGAAGAGATGACAGGCATTAATTTTAAAAAAGAAAAGTTACAAAAAGGAATGCCTCAATTTGAATTTAACTTGACTGAGATGCGTTTTAGCGGGCACGCTGGATGTAACACAATTGGCGGAAGCATTAATGTTGTTGGTAATAAAATTACCTTCGGGGCTTTGATGGGTACCTTAATGGCTTGTCCAAATATGAAAATTGAAAAAGCAGTCATCGAGGCACTTAATCAAAAAACAGTTACTTACAGCATCGATAAAATGAAGCTTACTATAGTTAGCGGTAAAACTAAAATGGTTTTTAAAAAGGTTGATTAA